From Candidatus Eremiobacteraceae bacterium, one genomic window encodes:
- a CDS encoding prepilin-type N-terminal cleavage/methylation domain-containing protein, whose amino-acid sequence MQLRASYKGFTLIELMVVIAIIAILAAILIPNFIHARAEAQTSGCEGNVKMIATGLEEYAVDHQGSYGPGGSVTSTLLGTPYLAITPKDPVNGSNYNINTATGTYGLYIVSDSGGHDTTTTLNLPGNPGGGSIVYAQNSGIQAK is encoded by the coding sequence GTGCAACTGCGCGCCAGCTACAAAGGCTTCACGCTCATCGAGCTGATGGTCGTCATCGCGATCATCGCGATCTTAGCCGCCATCCTCATCCCGAACTTCATCCACGCTCGCGCCGAGGCGCAGACGTCCGGCTGCGAGGGCAACGTGAAGATGATCGCGACGGGGCTCGAGGAATATGCGGTCGACCATCAGGGCTCGTACGGCCCAGGCGGCTCCGTGACGAGCACGCTGCTCGGCACGCCGTATCTCGCGATCACGCCGAAGGATCCGGTCAACGGGTCGAACTATAACATCAACACCGCGACCGGCACGTACGGCTTGTACATCGTCAGCGATTCCGGCGGCCACGACACGACGACGACGCTCAACCTGCCGGGAAACCCTGGCGGCGGGTCGATCGTCTACGCCCAGAACTCGGGAATCCAGGCGAAGTGA
- a CDS encoding prepilin peptidase: MPSDVALAFFPLAASLFGLLVGSFVNVVIYRVPRGESVVFPPSRCTACGHRIGPLENIPVVSWLALGGRCSSCKAPISVRYPLVELVVGALFALSAIEYGPTLACIAASLLGAVLVAVLFFDLDHLLIPDAFVVPCAILAFAFSATQHRMLDALEGAAIAGGAFLLIYLATRGRGMGLGDVKLAAALGLALQASTAVALVAASFIAGAAIALPVLVAGSRGRRDALPFGPFLVIAGLALVFAPQVAFAPFEAYRHWVQSHGASL, translated from the coding sequence TTGCCTTCTGACGTCGCGCTAGCGTTTTTCCCGCTCGCAGCGTCGCTCTTCGGACTGCTCGTCGGCTCGTTCGTCAACGTCGTCATCTACCGCGTGCCGCGCGGCGAATCGGTCGTATTTCCGCCCTCGCGGTGCACCGCGTGCGGTCACCGTATCGGTCCGCTCGAGAACATCCCGGTCGTTTCGTGGCTCGCGCTCGGCGGCAGATGCAGTTCGTGCAAAGCACCGATCTCGGTCCGCTACCCGCTCGTCGAACTCGTCGTCGGTGCGCTTTTCGCCCTCTCCGCGATCGAGTACGGCCCGACTCTCGCGTGTATCGCCGCGTCGCTTTTGGGCGCCGTGCTCGTCGCCGTGCTGTTCTTCGATCTCGATCATCTGCTCATCCCCGATGCGTTCGTCGTGCCGTGTGCGATCCTCGCGTTCGCGTTCAGCGCCACGCAGCACCGCATGCTCGATGCGCTCGAAGGTGCGGCGATCGCCGGCGGCGCTTTCCTGCTCATCTACTTGGCCACGCGCGGTCGCGGGATGGGGCTCGGCGACGTGAAGCTCGCAGCGGCTCTCGGTCTCGCGCTGCAAGCGAGCACGGCCGTGGCGCTCGTCGCTGCGTCGTTTATTGCGGGAGCCGCTATCGCGCTACCGGTCCTCGTCGCGGGAAGTCGCGGAAGACGGGACGCGCTCCCATTCGGCCCATTCCTCGTGATCGCAGGGCTCGCGCTGGTCTTCGCGCCGCAGGTCGCTTTCGCGCCCTTCGAGGCGTACCGCCATTGGGTTCAGTCGCATGGAGCGTCCTTGTAG